A genomic segment from Diospyros lotus cultivar Yz01 chromosome 5, ASM1463336v1, whole genome shotgun sequence encodes:
- the LOC127800990 gene encoding germin-like protein 5-1, with translation MAAAGRLFGVMIVAVFALISGHVSADPEMLQDVCVADLTSAVKVNGFVCKSSFNAADFFSSVLAKPGDTNNSQGSKVTAANVEKVPGLNTLGVSISRIDYAPGGLNPPHTHPRATEMVFVLDGELDVGFITTANVLVSKTIKKGDVFVFPRGLVHFQKNNGKVSAAVISAFNSQLPGTQSIATTLFAATPTVPDNVLTKAFQIGTKQVEKIKSRLAPKS, from the exons ATGGCGGCTGCCGGAAGACTTTTTGGTGTTATGATTGTGGCGGTCTTCGCCCTCATTTCCGGCCATGTTTCTGCAGATCCGGAGATGCTCCAAGACGTCTGTGTCGCCGATCTCACCTCCG CTGTGAAGGTGAATGGATTTGTGTGCAAGTCGAGCTTCAACGCGGCGGATTTCTTCTCCAGCGTGCTGGCGAAGCCCGGCGACACAAACAACTCGCAGGGGTCGAAGGTGACGGCGGCGAACGTCGAGAAAGTCCCGGGCCTGAACACGCTTGGCGTCTCGATCTCCCGCATCGACTACGCCCCCGGCGGCCTGAATCCGCCGCACACCCACCCACGCGCCACCGAGATGGTCTTCGTCCTCGACGGCGAACTGGACGTCGGCTTCATCACCACCGCCAATGTGCTCGTCTCCAAGACCATCAAGAAAGGCGACGTCTTTGTGTTCCCCAGGGGCTTGGTCCACTTCCAGAAGAACAACGGCAAGGTCTCCGCCGCCGTCATCTCCGCCTTCAACAGCCAGCTGCCCGGGACCCAGAGCATCGCCACCACGCTGTTCGCGGCGACGCCGACTGTCCCCGACAATGTGCTGACCAAGGCCTTCCAGATCGGCACCAAGCAGGTTGAGAAGATCAAGTCCCGGCTTGCGCCCAAGAGCTAG
- the LOC127802603 gene encoding glutamate--tRNA ligase, cytoplasmic gives MEIKLSFPADSPPLAVIAAAKLAGVPLSADSTSHPPASPPTFHFSTGSKLHGTNVLLRYLGRAGSISSFYERDAFESCQIDEWLEYAPVLGSGSEFEGACNYIDGYLLKRTFLVGHSFSIADVAVWSGLAGTGQRWESLRKSKKFPNLVRWFNSISQEYDAVLHEVTSTYVGKRGLGKPAAAKVRAKEQQAVDHHSKNVNGDVTEKGKVGSRPTFDVDLPGAEIGNVRLRFAPEPSGYLHIGHSKAALLNQYFAQRYQGQVIVRFDDTNPAKESNEFVENLLIDIETLGIKYETVTYTSDYFPQLMEMAEKLILQGKAYVDDTPREEMQKERMDGIESKCRNNGPEENMKLWKEMIAGTERGLQCCVRGKLDMQDPNKSLRDPVYYRCNPIPHHRIGSKYKVYPTYDFACPFVDAIEGITHALRSSEYHDRNAQYYRIQEDMGVRKVQIYEFSRLNMVYTLLSKRKLLWFVLNGKVEGWDDPRFPTVQGIVRRGLKIEALIQFILEQGASKNLNLMEWDKLWTINKKIIDPVCPRHTAVIDEGRVLLTLVDGPEKPFVRIIPRHKKYGGAGEKATTYMRRIWIDRADAEFISFDEEITLMDWGNAIVKGIKKDAHGNVTELTGVLHLEGSVKTTKLKLTWLAETNELVNLSLVEFDYLITKKKLEEGEDFLDVLNPCTKKETAALGDSNMRNLHQGEILQLERKGYFRCDVPFVRPSKPIVLFAIPDGRQQTVLKS, from the exons ATGGAGATCAAACTGTCCTTTCCGGCCGATAGCCCGCCTCTTGCGGTGATCGCCGCCGCTAAACTCGCCGGGGTTCCTCTTTCTGCCGATTCAACGTCCCACCCTCCCGCCTCTCCCCCCACTTTCCATTTCTCCACCGG ATCAAAATTGCATGGAACAAATGTGCTTCTTCGTTATCTTGGTCGGGCTGGAAGCATTTCTAGTTTTTATGAGCGAGATGCCTTTGAATCTTGCCAG ATTGACGAATGGCTAGAGTATGCCCCTGTTCTGGGATCAGGTTCTGAGTTTGAGGGAGCATGTAATTATATTGATGGATATTTGTTGAAGCGCACCTTTCTAGTTGGTCATAGTTTCTCTATTGCAGACGTAGCCGTCTGGTCAGGTCTTGCAG GAACTGGGCAGAGATGGGAAAGTTTGAGGAAGTCAAAGAAATTCCCAAATCTAGTACGGTGGTTCAACTCAATATCACAGGAATATGATGCTGTCCTGCAcgaagtcacttcaacttatgTTGGGAAACGAGGTTTGGGTAAGCCTGCAGCAGCAAAGGTAAGAGCAAAAGAGCAACAGGCTGTTGATCATCACTCCAAGAATGTCAATGGTGATGTTACTGAAAAAGGAAAAGTAGGAAGCCGACCAACTTTTGATGTAGATCTTCCAGGTGCGGAAATTGGAAATGTGCGCTTGCGATTTGCACCAGAACCTAGTGGTTACCTCCACATTGGACATTCAAAAGCAGCATTGTTGAATCAGTATTTTGCCCAAAGGTACCAAGGTCAGGTCATAGTGCGCTTTGATGATACAAATCCTGCTAAAGAGAGCAATGAGTTTGTGGAAAATTTACTCATTGACATAGAAACTTTGGGCATTAAGTATGAAACTGTTACATATACTTCTGATTACTTCCCACAACTAATGGAAATGGCTGAAAAGTTGATTCTTCAGGGCAAGGCTTACGTTGATGATACACCACGGGaggaaatgcaaaaagaaagaatggatGGTATAGAATCAAAATGTAGGAACAACGGCCCTGAGGAAAACATGAAATTGTGGAAAGAGATGATTGCTGGAACCGAAAGGGGGTTGCAGTGCTGTGTTCGTGGAAAGTTGGATATGCAGGATCCAAACAAATCACTTAGGGATCCAGTATATTACCGTTGCAATCCCATTCCTCACCATCGTATTGGATCAAAGTATAAAGTATATCCAACTTATGATTTTGCATGTCCCTTTGTTGATGCTATAGAAGGTATAACACATGCACTGCGATCTAGTGAGTACCATGATCGCAATGCTCAGTATTACCGGATTCAAGAGGATATGGGAGTTCGAAAGGTTCAAATATATGAATTCAGTCGGTTAAATATGGTGTATACACTTCTCAGCAAACGCAAGCTCTTGTGGTTTGTTCTAAATGGAAAAGTTGAAGGGTGGGATGATCCTCGTTTCCCAACTGTCCAAGGAATTGTCCGCAGAGGTCTGAAAATTGAGGCATTGATACAATTCATTCTTGAACAG GGAGCCTCAAAGAATCTGAATCTTATGGAGTGGGATAAACTCTGGACCATTAATAAGAAGATTATTGATCCTGTATGTCCCAGACATACTGCTGTTATTGACGAAGGACGTGTCCTGTTAACCTTAGTTGATGGGCCTGAGAAACCATTTGTCCGCATCATACCAAGGCATAAGAAATATGGAGGTGCTGGAGAGAAGGCTACTACTTACATGAGGCGCATATGGATTGACCGGGCTGATGCTGAATTCATCTCATTCGATGAGGAAATAACCTTGATGGATTGGGGCAATGCAATTGTAAAAGGAATTAAGAAGGACGCGCATGGAAATGTCACGGAGTTAACCGGTGTTTTGCATTTGGAAGGATCTGTCAAGACGACAAAGTTAAAGCTTACCTGGCTAGCTGAAACAAATGAACTCGTGAATCTCTCTCTGGTGGAGTTTGACTATCTAATTACAAAAAAGAAG CTGGAAGAAGGAGAGGATTTCCTTGATGTCCTTAACCCTTGTACGAAAAAGGAGACTGCAGCTCTAGGGGATTCAAATATGCGAAACTTGCATCAGGGTGAGATATTGCAGCTGGAGAGGAAAGGCTACTTCAGGTGTGATGTTCCTTTCGTTAGACCTTCTAAGCCCATAGTTCTCTTTGCCATTCCAGATGGCAGGCAGCAAACCGTATTGAAGTCTTAA